In Dyadobacter subterraneus, a single genomic region encodes these proteins:
- a CDS encoding sigma 54-interacting transcriptional regulator, whose product MQPSSNSSISQTSDYRILIVEDEYVIANSIEIILLDAGYGVIGIANSVAKALALIERQRPDMVLLDIYLKGIETGIELAKQLEKMNIPFIYISANDNQSVLEAVKVTQPSGYIVKPFREKDVLTALEIGRYRHSHGVELKLKEEKALQIALTDALSEKGSWENRLLNTAKLFQKHIPFDFLTIRHQRQDTKQTFNYYRVGFEEYQVLSLQAIQQMANSKVDFELLPLDEQMPKGWARHTQEELAIWSRQDPYIQLLLKTFRLNSSLVLPLKLGNGERFIICFLSRDDESYNARNQALLECLEQPLLLILERVAAYEEVERLSEKLKQENVYLQQEVKMLVNFEEIIGTSESLLNLFKLVTQVAPTDTTVLVMGESGTGKELIARAIHNQSSRKERILVKINCATLPGNLIESELFGHEKGAFTGAFERRIGKFELAHGGTIFLDEIGELPLELQAKLLRVLQEKEIERIGGKAPVKTDVRIIAATNRNLETEVLEGRFRMDLFFRLATFPLTLPALRERKEDIPLLADFFARKLAKKQKKSFLGFSDLVLSELSNYEWPGNIRELENVMEQAVILNDGKSLLSLGRPLQKRSFALNAPPSQPENRKVDQQAVFSLPKDLTEMKQMQKTTEREYILAILNQTNGRIRGPGGAAELLNLRPTTLEYRIEKMGIRKILTVRPPDS is encoded by the coding sequence ATGCAGCCATCATCCAACTCTTCAATTAGCCAGACATCAGACTACAGGATTTTAATTGTTGAAGATGAATATGTCATTGCCAACAGCATTGAAATCATTCTTCTTGATGCCGGTTATGGTGTGATTGGAATTGCTAATTCGGTTGCCAAAGCCTTAGCGTTGATCGAACGGCAGCGTCCTGATATGGTGCTGCTTGATATTTATCTGAAAGGAATTGAAACGGGCATTGAGCTGGCTAAACAGCTTGAAAAAATGAATATTCCTTTTATCTATATTTCTGCCAACGACAATCAGAGTGTACTGGAAGCAGTAAAAGTCACCCAGCCCAGTGGTTATATTGTCAAACCATTCCGGGAAAAGGATGTGCTTACTGCACTTGAAATTGGAAGATACCGGCATTCGCATGGTGTTGAGCTGAAATTGAAGGAAGAAAAAGCACTCCAGATAGCGCTGACTGATGCCTTGTCGGAAAAAGGCAGCTGGGAGAACAGATTATTGAACACGGCAAAATTATTCCAGAAACATATCCCCTTTGATTTTTTAACTATCCGCCACCAGCGTCAGGATACGAAGCAAACGTTCAACTATTACAGGGTCGGTTTTGAAGAGTATCAGGTTTTAAGCCTTCAGGCTATTCAGCAAATGGCAAATTCCAAAGTCGATTTTGAATTATTGCCGTTGGATGAGCAAATGCCCAAAGGCTGGGCCCGTCATACACAAGAGGAATTGGCTATCTGGAGCCGGCAGGATCCGTACATTCAACTTTTGTTAAAAACATTCCGGTTAAATTCAAGTCTGGTATTGCCCTTGAAATTAGGAAATGGTGAACGGTTCATCATCTGTTTCTTGAGCAGAGATGACGAATCGTATAATGCCAGGAATCAGGCTTTGCTTGAGTGCCTGGAACAACCATTATTATTAATACTCGAAAGGGTCGCCGCCTATGAAGAGGTGGAACGACTAAGTGAAAAGCTGAAACAGGAAAACGTCTATTTACAGCAAGAGGTAAAAATGCTGGTAAATTTTGAAGAGATTATAGGCACAAGTGAAAGCCTTTTGAATTTATTTAAACTGGTCACACAGGTAGCTCCAACCGATACCACCGTGCTGGTGATGGGCGAAAGCGGTACCGGGAAAGAGCTGATTGCCCGGGCTATTCACAATCAATCCTCCCGAAAAGAGAGAATTCTGGTCAAAATTAATTGTGCAACGCTGCCCGGTAATTTAATCGAATCAGAATTGTTTGGTCACGAGAAAGGGGCATTTACAGGAGCCTTCGAAAGACGGATTGGCAAGTTTGAGCTCGCGCATGGCGGGACTATATTTCTGGATGAAATTGGAGAACTGCCATTGGAATTGCAGGCGAAATTACTCCGGGTTTTGCAGGAGAAAGAAATTGAACGAATCGGAGGAAAAGCACCCGTCAAAACAGATGTCCGCATCATCGCAGCAACCAATCGTAACCTGGAAACAGAAGTTTTAGAAGGACGTTTTCGTATGGATCTTTTCTTCCGGCTGGCAACATTTCCACTGACCTTACCTGCTCTGCGCGAACGCAAAGAAGACATACCGCTGCTTGCTGATTTTTTTGCACGCAAACTGGCAAAGAAACAAAAAAAATCCTTTTTGGGATTTAGTGATTTGGTGCTTTCTGAGTTAAGTAATTATGAGTGGCCCGGCAATATTCGCGAACTGGAAAATGTCATGGAACAAGCTGTTATTCTTAATGACGGAAAATCTCTACTCTCACTAGGCAGACCATTGCAAAAACGTTCGTTTGCGCTTAATGCTCCACCCAGTCAACCTGAAAATCGTAAGGTTGATCAGCAGGCAGTATTTAGCCTGCCAAAGGATCTGACTGAGATGAAACAAATGCAGAAGACAACCGAACGGGAATATATTCTGGCCATTCTTAACCAGACAAACGGGCGTATCCGGGGACCTGGCGGTGCGGCCGAACTATTGAATTTAAGACCGACCACACTGGAATATCGTATTGAAAAAATGGGCATCCGAAAAATACTTACCGTAAGGCCACCAGATTCCTAA
- a CDS encoding sigma 54-interacting transcriptional regulator — MKSAKQSDVKDDQKFTILLDDHSLGSLNSQIESFERERKILLDLSNDITKVREKNDLISLFSSRIKGLFYFTHAIVTLIDDQKQTYTPFLLDHTASPIKDHSQYADLIHAHFPLNEPFINQILRSDGPEFFLLDQIMDQPGSPKFLRMNYEAGIREILMTPLRSKMKTIGFLHMYSDRKDSFCKDFISTIKGIAPLISGAVSNIIKNEEIAYKERVNDVLLSVSNDMVTVRDRKDLLKVINFGLKKLIPFTHSVMTVLDESGQTYNAFLTDEESRPREFSKYTEAISNPFPVQDGIYDVAAQSGKPAVFNMKSFDISKAPLWFRLNYVAGAREMVIKILPEQGTARHSLILFANGNSTFDEKAIHIIERISSQLSTAASNISANEEILSKEQEKSFLLDFSQDIAGVRTKDDLEEAISSVLQRVLNIRLSMIRIIEDDGVTLSPYMYDKNMFYGEEPVFKELASKNISIDEYLTAKVLNSKQPVIFNIAEEEKKGNSARYLYFWKKAGLKNAYGAALRVGNQNLGTLWLLTDEVNLTLLKGICAQISIAISNIRANEKVLTYKKMLEVENDHLKEQIHTIYNFSEIVGSGAEMQKVYHLISLVAESKSSVLLLGETGTGKELIARAVHNASPRKNKLMIKINCAALPANLIESELFGHEKGAFTGATDRRIGKFELANNGTLFLDEIGEMPLEAQVKLLRVIQEKELERVGGKNTISVDVRIIAATNRDLEEEVKAGRFRSDLFYRLNVFPINLPPLRDRLEDIAPLANFFVGRYSKNSGRKVNAISPGVIQELKSYLWPGNVRELEHLIERSVLLTNETVLREVHLPKDRTATKNEVVDLASRTLEEVERSYIIDIIKRCSGKLSGRGGAAEYLDIPATTLHSKIKKLDIQKSEYFSG, encoded by the coding sequence ATGAAAAGCGCAAAACAATCAGATGTTAAAGACGATCAAAAATTCACTATTTTATTGGATGATCATTCTTTGGGCAGCTTAAACAGTCAAATTGAATCTTTTGAAAGAGAAAGAAAAATTCTTTTAGATTTGAGCAATGATATCACTAAGGTGAGAGAAAAAAATGATCTGATATCCCTGTTTTCGTCCCGGATCAAAGGATTATTTTATTTTACGCACGCGATTGTGACCCTCATCGATGATCAGAAGCAAACCTATACCCCTTTTCTCTTGGATCATACTGCTTCGCCGATCAAAGATCATAGTCAATATGCTGATCTGATTCACGCTCATTTCCCTTTAAACGAACCATTTATTAATCAGATATTACGTTCTGACGGACCGGAGTTTTTTTTGTTAGATCAGATTATGGACCAACCCGGAAGTCCTAAGTTTCTCAGAATGAATTATGAAGCCGGGATTCGGGAAATACTGATGACACCACTGAGAAGCAAAATGAAGACTATTGGTTTTCTGCATATGTATTCAGATAGGAAAGACAGTTTTTGCAAAGATTTCATAAGCACTATTAAAGGAATAGCGCCGCTGATTTCCGGTGCCGTTTCAAACATTATAAAAAATGAGGAGATTGCCTACAAGGAAAGAGTAAATGATGTTCTGCTTTCTGTAAGTAATGACATGGTCACAGTTCGGGACCGGAAGGATCTTTTGAAAGTGATCAACTTCGGGCTTAAAAAACTGATTCCTTTCACCCACAGCGTCATGACGGTCCTGGATGAAAGCGGACAGACTTATAATGCTTTTCTAACCGATGAAGAATCGAGGCCAAGGGAGTTTTCAAAGTATACAGAAGCAATTTCCAATCCCTTTCCGGTTCAGGACGGTATTTATGATGTAGCTGCACAATCCGGTAAACCCGCGGTTTTTAATATGAAATCCTTTGACATCAGCAAAGCACCGCTCTGGTTCCGACTTAATTATGTTGCCGGTGCGCGGGAAATGGTGATTAAAATTCTTCCTGAGCAGGGAACTGCCAGGCATAGTTTAATTTTATTTGCCAATGGGAACAGTACATTTGACGAAAAAGCAATCCATATCATTGAGCGTATTTCCAGCCAGCTTTCTACGGCTGCAAGCAACATTTCGGCTAATGAAGAAATCCTGAGCAAAGAACAAGAAAAATCTTTCCTACTGGATTTCAGCCAGGATATTGCTGGTGTAAGGACGAAGGATGATCTGGAAGAAGCCATTTCAAGTGTTTTGCAGCGTGTTCTGAACATCCGATTATCGATGATCCGCATTATTGAAGATGATGGCGTAACTCTAAGCCCATACATGTATGATAAAAATATGTTTTACGGAGAGGAGCCGGTTTTTAAAGAACTTGCCTCCAAAAACATCAGTATTGACGAATACCTAACAGCTAAAGTGCTCAACAGCAAACAACCGGTTATTTTCAATATTGCAGAAGAGGAAAAGAAAGGAAACAGTGCCAGATATCTTTATTTTTGGAAAAAAGCTGGACTCAAAAATGCGTATGGAGCGGCGCTACGTGTCGGGAATCAAAACCTTGGAACGCTATGGCTTTTGACCGATGAAGTAAACCTGACGCTTTTGAAAGGAATCTGTGCACAGATATCCATTGCAATTTCTAACATCAGGGCCAATGAGAAGGTACTTACTTATAAAAAGATGCTTGAAGTGGAAAATGATCATTTGAAAGAGCAGATCCACACGATCTATAATTTTTCTGAGATCGTCGGAAGCGGGGCAGAAATGCAAAAAGTATATCATTTAATCTCGCTGGTGGCAGAATCAAAATCTTCTGTTTTGTTGTTGGGAGAAACAGGCACTGGTAAGGAGTTGATCGCCAGAGCTGTACATAATGCATCGCCAAGGAAAAACAAGCTGATGATCAAAATCAACTGTGCAGCTTTGCCGGCCAATCTGATTGAAAGTGAATTGTTTGGCCATGAGAAAGGGGCGTTCACAGGCGCAACAGACCGGCGGATAGGAAAATTTGAACTGGCCAATAACGGTACTTTGTTTCTTGATGAAATTGGGGAAATGCCTTTGGAGGCACAAGTGAAACTGCTTCGCGTGATTCAGGAAAAGGAGCTTGAAAGGGTAGGAGGTAAAAATACGATCAGTGTTGATGTACGGATTATTGCTGCCACAAACCGGGATCTGGAAGAGGAGGTAAAAGCAGGCAGGTTCCGGTCAGATCTTTTCTACCGTCTGAATGTTTTTCCAATCAACCTGCCTCCGCTCCGTGACAGGCTGGAAGACATTGCTCCTTTGGCAAACTTTTTTGTAGGCCGTTACAGCAAGAATTCTGGAAGAAAAGTGAATGCGATTTCACCAGGTGTAATCCAGGAGCTGAAAAGTTATTTGTGGCCAGGCAATGTCAGGGAACTGGAGCATTTGATTGAAAGAAGTGTGCTGTTGACCAATGAAACAGTACTTCGCGAAGTCCATCTGCCAAAAGACCGGACGGCGACAAAAAATGAAGTGGTAGACCTGGCCAGCAGAACGCTTGAAGAAGTAGAACGTTCCTATATAATCGACATCATAAAACGGTGCAGCGGGAAATTGTCAGGCAGGGGCGGAGCGGCCGAATATCTGGACATTCCGGCAACCACACTTCATTCTAAAATTAAAAAACTAGATATACAAAAATCGGAGTACTTTTCAGGGTAG
- a CDS encoding type I glyceraldehyde-3-phosphate dehydrogenase, whose translation MANIALYGFGRIGRQFLRIALENKLFIPVSVSDIYDVKILAPLFSVDTNYGRFGEKVSYLGDDLLIGDKRIKYVNSKAEVPDWKALGVDIVVDCTGRATTRAGAKAHIDRGAKYVLISAASKSLTDCDAVLLKGINLETFDPSQHKIISMGSCTTNALAAAVKVILDNFGIKYGLFSTVHSYTNTQSLTDQPMKDRRDSWAAAENIIPSASGAARALQFIWKDLQITGKAYRVPTRTGSIAELNLVTEKECTVDQVNEAFRKAAAEGPLKGVLDVLEEEWTSARIVGDPHSSIMDLPLTVKQGELLSIATWYDNEWGFTSRLAEVAQFISQKI comes from the coding sequence ATGGCAAACATTGCTCTTTATGGTTTCGGCCGCATCGGCCGCCAGTTCCTTCGCATCGCGCTTGAAAATAAACTTTTTATTCCTGTATCCGTTTCTGACATCTATGATGTCAAAATCCTCGCCCCGCTGTTCAGCGTAGATACCAATTATGGCCGCTTCGGCGAGAAGGTTTCGTACCTGGGAGATGACCTGCTGATAGGAGACAAAAGAATTAAATATGTAAACTCAAAAGCAGAAGTTCCCGACTGGAAGGCGCTTGGTGTAGACATCGTGGTTGATTGTACAGGACGCGCGACTACAAGGGCAGGTGCGAAGGCACATATTGACCGGGGTGCAAAATACGTGCTGATAAGCGCGGCAAGTAAATCGCTCACTGATTGTGATGCGGTACTTCTTAAAGGCATTAATCTGGAAACTTTTGATCCGTCACAACACAAAATCATCAGTATGGGAAGCTGTACAACCAACGCACTTGCCGCCGCGGTCAAAGTTATTCTTGATAATTTCGGAATCAAATATGGCCTGTTTTCAACTGTTCATTCCTATACCAATACACAGTCACTGACAGATCAGCCAATGAAAGACCGCCGTGATTCCTGGGCGGCGGCAGAAAATATTATCCCATCCGCATCCGGTGCTGCCCGTGCCCTACAGTTTATCTGGAAAGATCTGCAAATTACAGGTAAAGCCTACCGGGTACCGACCCGCACCGGCAGTATTGCAGAACTTAATCTGGTTACCGAGAAAGAATGTACCGTTGATCAGGTAAATGAAGCATTTCGCAAGGCTGCTGCCGAGGGGCCACTAAAAGGCGTTCTCGACGTATTAGAAGAAGAATGGACTTCCGCACGCATCGTAGGTGATCCACATTCATCGATTATGGATCTGCCCCTGACAGTAAAACAGGGTGAATTACTTTCCATAGCAACCTGGTATGATAACGAGTGGGGATTCACAAGCAGGCTGGCTGAAGTAGCGCAGTTTATTTCACAAAAGATTTAG
- a CDS encoding hexameric tyrosine-coordinated heme protein → MSESVTLVPGNTLITATAEEGRQLAIKMSRLIIKVTQPDAAVREKLRPIYASDAAMLIAVGQTVAIEFATIAAANNYWKAI, encoded by the coding sequence ATGTCAGAATCAGTTACCTTAGTTCCAGGAAATACTTTGATTACAGCCACTGCTGAAGAAGGACGGCAACTTGCCATAAAAATGTCCAGGCTTATCATTAAAGTAACTCAGCCAGATGCAGCGGTAAGAGAGAAGTTAAGGCCTATTTATGCCAGTGATGCAGCTATGCTGATCGCTGTCGGCCAGACAGTTGCCATTGAGTTTGCTACCATAGCCGCGGCAAATAACTATTGGAAGGCGATTTAA
- a CDS encoding alpha/beta hydrolase produces the protein MKDNKYLSIGSFLKTFMITPDETPTLQQVRDRQAAYGLSAPLPFGWETKKMLLGNVPVLELSGPEATKSGAILFFHAGGYSAGSAADHAGLAAKLGCTAQVKCYCVDYRLAPEQIFPAAVEDSYNAYIALINLLDKDTPVVLAGDSAGGGLAVAITQLVKARGEKIPSAVYAISPWADMNQVGESFIVRGPYDPMLSKESLNDLRDIYLNGHDPSDPRASPVNGDFENFPSLLIHVGANEVLLSDALRLTSLSANAGNDVTLKVWQDMIHIFPWFYPHLEKANQAIEAAGAWLCEIFDQNKI, from the coding sequence ATGAAAGATAACAAATATCTGAGTATTGGCAGTTTTCTTAAGACATTTATGATTACTCCGGATGAAACACCTACTCTACAACAAGTACGGGATCGTCAGGCAGCTTATGGCCTGTCGGCTCCTCTTCCTTTCGGATGGGAAACAAAAAAGATGCTGCTCGGGAATGTTCCCGTTCTTGAGCTTTCCGGACCTGAAGCAACTAAGAGTGGAGCAATCCTTTTCTTTCACGCCGGAGGTTATTCAGCAGGTAGCGCTGCCGACCATGCAGGTCTTGCAGCAAAGTTGGGATGTACTGCCCAAGTTAAATGCTATTGCGTAGACTACCGGCTGGCGCCCGAGCAAATCTTTCCAGCGGCAGTGGAGGATTCGTATAATGCATACATAGCTCTCATTAACTTACTGGATAAAGATACACCTGTTGTACTGGCAGGTGATTCGGCCGGCGGAGGACTTGCTGTTGCAATTACACAGCTGGTAAAAGCAAGAGGTGAAAAAATCCCTTCGGCTGTTTATGCTATCAGTCCTTGGGCTGATATGAATCAGGTTGGTGAATCCTTCATTGTCAGAGGACCTTACGACCCAATGCTTAGTAAGGAATCTTTAAATGATCTAAGAGATATTTATTTAAACGGTCATGACCCCAGTGATCCTAGGGCTTCACCGGTAAACGGAGATTTTGAAAATTTCCCTTCACTTCTAATTCATGTTGGCGCAAATGAAGTTCTGCTTAGCGATGCTTTAAGGCTTACATCGCTATCTGCAAATGCCGGGAACGATGTGACATTAAAGGTTTGGCAGGATATGATTCATATTTTTCCATGGTTCTATCCCCATTTAGAAAAGGCAAATCAGGCAATCGAAGCTGCGGGTGCATGGTTATGTGAAATTTTTGACCAAAATAAAATTTGA
- a CDS encoding nuclear transport factor 2 family protein, whose translation MKTNVQQIQNLSSERDIENLMVSYAYVNDDADIKGLGDLFKNATFRLDDHSATGRQELEAIAGSMIILRDDSRSATTHEITNIMIEIDADGKTATGKAYWTLYKTISGSAREAVLSGRYLDKLVYRENHWSFLERNATTLWKLIQD comes from the coding sequence ATGAAAACAAACGTGCAGCAAATACAAAATTTATCAAGTGAACGTGACATTGAAAATTTAATGGTTTCGTATGCTTATGTCAATGATGACGCTGATATCAAAGGGCTTGGTGACCTGTTTAAGAATGCTACTTTCCGGCTTGATGATCATTCTGCAACCGGGCGGCAGGAACTTGAAGCGATTGCCGGAAGTATGATTATTCTTAGGGATGACAGCCGTTCTGCCACAACGCATGAAATTACGAATATCATGATCGAAATTGATGCTGATGGAAAAACGGCCACGGGAAAGGCCTATTGGACTTTATATAAAACAATTTCAGGATCTGCAAGAGAAGCCGTATTAAGCGGACGTTACTTGGATAAGCTAGTTTATCGTGAGAATCATTGGTCCTTTTTGGAGCGTAATGCAACTACACTCTGGAAACTAATCCAAGATTAA
- a CDS encoding glucose 1-dehydrogenase, protein MGNLKGKTALVTGASRGIGRYTAQRLAKDGARVAVHYGKSKEAALEVVAAIAANGGSAFAIHADLSLPHSAETLWKAFDEQSDQLDIIVNNAGEVVYGNILEIVEEDFEHLYAVNVKAPLFIIQHGLKRINDGGRIINLSSAAAYMASPMATMYSATKGAISTITRTLAWDLGNRQITVNAVAPGFTDTEMSSWFAQPGARDWAAGQSSLGRVGQPGDIGDIIAFLASDDARWVNGQIIDATGGGLLGVTKMG, encoded by the coding sequence ATGGGAAATCTTAAAGGAAAAACAGCATTAGTAACAGGAGCAAGTCGTGGAATTGGTAGATACACTGCACAAAGACTTGCTAAAGACGGGGCCAGAGTGGCCGTTCACTATGGAAAGAGCAAAGAGGCAGCATTAGAAGTAGTAGCTGCGATTGCAGCGAATGGCGGATCTGCATTTGCCATACATGCAGACCTTTCATTACCTCACTCTGCCGAAACGCTTTGGAAGGCATTCGACGAGCAATCAGACCAGTTAGACATTATAGTAAACAATGCCGGTGAAGTTGTTTATGGAAATATTCTTGAAATTGTAGAAGAGGATTTTGAGCACTTATATGCAGTAAATGTTAAAGCCCCACTATTTATTATTCAACACGGCCTGAAAAGGATAAACGATGGTGGCAGAATTATTAATCTATCTTCTGCGGCAGCTTACATGGCAAGTCCTATGGCTACCATGTATTCTGCAACTAAGGGAGCAATCAGTACCATAACTCGAACATTAGCTTGGGATTTAGGAAACCGCCAAATTACTGTAAATGCTGTTGCGCCAGGTTTCACTGATACAGAAATGAGCAGCTGGTTTGCACAGCCAGGAGCAAGGGACTGGGCTGCCGGACAAAGTTCGCTGGGCAGAGTTGGACAGCCAGGTGATATTGGAGATATCATCGCGTTTCTTGCATCAGATGACGCGCGCTGGGTAAACGGACAAATCATTGATGCGACAGGTGGCGGTCTTTTGGGTGTAACTAAAATGGGTTAA
- a CDS encoding MarR family winged helix-turn-helix transcriptional regulator, whose translation MTIEEEIRQAQFNSVQQKAGMNLIFTANWLSNLYTSALKPLDLSLQQLNVLTILKGQPNHMAPVNLIRDRLIDRMPNVSRLLNKLMEKELIQKDRTLSDQRVVHIKLTPLGLETAEKGGELFQSVAYVLSDHQAEELNGLLNEMRK comes from the coding sequence ATGACGATCGAGGAAGAAATAAGACAAGCACAGTTTAATAGTGTGCAGCAGAAGGCCGGGATGAATTTGATTTTTACGGCCAATTGGTTGTCTAATTTGTATACATCAGCATTAAAACCCTTAGATCTGTCACTGCAGCAGCTTAACGTACTTACAATTTTGAAAGGCCAGCCTAATCATATGGCGCCAGTCAATTTAATTCGCGACCGCTTGATCGACCGGATGCCCAATGTATCAAGGTTGCTGAACAAACTTATGGAAAAGGAACTTATCCAAAAGGATCGTACGCTTTCGGATCAGCGCGTTGTTCATATCAAACTGACTCCACTTGGACTGGAAACGGCTGAGAAGGGTGGTGAACTATTCCAATCCGTAGCATATGTATTAAGTGACCATCAGGCTGAGGAGCTGAACGGCTTATTAAATGAGATGAGAAAATAA
- a CDS encoding NADP-dependent oxidoreductase: MKTRVINLKNRPVGLPDTKDFEEVQENVPELLEGQILLQSIYISVDPYLRGRMSGTKEPIFKLNAPVSSKLIARIIQSRHKNFKTGDIVSHYLDWKEYQVSDGTGLKKIDQDGAPLSANLGVLGITGLSAYLPLTTFGKPQPGETIVISAAAGAVGSIAGQIGKILGCKVVGIVGSDQKVTLLKEKFGFDAAINYQTEKDLGAAIAAHCPSGVDIYFDNVGGGISDAVFANINTYGRVVVCGSISNYNDTEIALSPSILPIVVYKFLSIHGFLIADFAAQFDQALIQLSTWLQQGKLKYTETILEGFDKLPKAFIGLFNGLNEGKMIVKV; this comes from the coding sequence ATGAAAACTAGGGTTATAAACTTAAAAAACAGACCTGTTGGTTTGCCAGACACAAAAGATTTTGAAGAAGTTCAGGAAAACGTACCTGAGTTGCTGGAAGGTCAGATCCTTCTTCAATCTATTTACATCTCAGTCGATCCATATCTGCGCGGAAGAATGTCCGGGACAAAAGAGCCAATATTTAAATTAAATGCGCCGGTTTCATCCAAACTAATTGCACGCATTATTCAGTCTCGTCATAAAAATTTTAAAACCGGAGATATTGTGAGCCACTATCTGGACTGGAAGGAGTACCAGGTATCAGATGGAACAGGCTTGAAGAAAATTGACCAAGACGGCGCGCCCCTAAGTGCAAATCTTGGTGTATTGGGAATTACAGGACTTTCCGCCTATCTGCCATTGACAACATTTGGAAAGCCTCAGCCTGGTGAAACCATTGTGATTTCAGCAGCAGCAGGGGCGGTGGGTAGCATTGCCGGGCAGATCGGTAAAATTTTGGGCTGCAAAGTAGTCGGAATTGTAGGTTCAGATCAAAAAGTTACACTGCTAAAAGAAAAGTTTGGTTTTGACGCTGCGATCAATTATCAGACTGAAAAGGATTTGGGTGCTGCCATTGCAGCACATTGTCCAAGTGGCGTGGATATCTATTTTGATAATGTAGGAGGAGGGATATCGGATGCAGTATTTGCTAATATCAATACATATGGCCGGGTAGTTGTCTGCGGCTCTATTTCCAATTATAACGATACAGAAATAGCATTAAGCCCAAGTATTCTGCCGATTGTCGTTTACAAATTCCTGAGTATCCACGGATTTTTAATTGCTGATTTTGCGGCGCAGTTTGATCAGGCGCTGATCCAGCTAAGCACCTGGCTACAACAAGGAAAATTAAAGTATACAGAGACGATCCTTGAAGGTTTTGACAAATTGCCTAAGGCTTTTATCGGTTTATTTAACGGGCTCAATGAGGGTAAAATGATTGTAAAAGTCTAA
- a CDS encoding SDR family NAD(P)-dependent oxidoreductase gives MARTIFISGASRGFGKIWTEAFLKEGYNVVATARDLSALDVLAVQYGQKILPLILDVNDRQACVAAIQQAKTHFGSIDVLINNAGFGLMGSIEEVSEEQARSIMETNFFGLLWLTQAVLPLMRQQGSGHIIQITSVLGLVTWPTLGLYNATKFAIEGLSETLAAEVKDFGIKVTMVEPAAYATDFGGVSAVMTEPLPAYDKMKASFRASIGDLSLGKPEATAGALLKIVASENPPLRLILGSVGYPLIKEAYTKRLEDWEAWQHVAIEAHGV, from the coding sequence ATGGCAAGAACAATTTTTATTTCAGGAGCCTCAAGGGGGTTTGGGAAAATATGGACAGAAGCTTTTTTGAAAGAAGGCTATAATGTGGTAGCAACTGCAAGGGATCTGTCCGCATTAGATGTATTGGCCGTTCAGTACGGTCAAAAGATATTGCCCCTGATTTTGGATGTGAATGACCGTCAGGCCTGTGTCGCAGCAATCCAGCAAGCGAAAACGCACTTCGGTAGTATCGATGTATTGATTAACAACGCCGGGTTTGGCCTGATGGGCAGTATCGAGGAAGTCTCGGAAGAACAGGCCCGAAGCATTATGGAAACCAATTTTTTTGGCCTGCTTTGGCTGACTCAGGCAGTGCTGCCACTGATGCGTCAGCAAGGCAGCGGTCATATCATACAGATCACGAGTGTACTCGGTCTGGTAACCTGGCCAACGTTAGGTTTATACAATGCAACCAAATTTGCAATCGAAGGATTAAGTGAAACACTGGCTGCCGAGGTAAAAGATTTTGGCATTAAAGTAACGATGGTTGAACCTGCTGCCTATGCGACAGATTTCGGGGGTGTTTCCGCTGTGATGACAGAGCCACTTCCGGCTTATGACAAGATGAAAGCTTCCTTTAGAGCAAGTATTGGAGATCTTTCTTTGGGTAAGCCTGAGGCGACAGCCGGTGCGCTGCTCAAAATTGTTGCCAGCGAAAATCCCCCGCTTCGTCTGATTCTGGGAAGTGTGGGCTATCCGCTGATAAAAGAAGCATATACCAAGCGTTTAGAAGATTGGGAGGCCTGGCAGCATGTTGCTATTGAGGCACATGGTGTTTAA